GTTTTCCTTCTGACTCACCTCGGCTACGCTCGGCGACCACCGAGCGTAGCCGAGGTGCGACCACCTGAATTCTGAATTCTGCTGTATGTATGTGATTTTGTTTCAGTCGGGGTCTAAATCCTCATGTAAAACAGGATTTAATTACGAATTACGTTAGCGTAGCAAGGCGGAGCATCGTTACGAATTATGAATTATTTTTATGTAAACTGTAGGTGGTCACTAGTGTAGAGGTTTAACGTGGATACCATTGCAATCCCTACTGTGAATCGCCCAGTGGATGCCACGGTGGAAATTCCCGGTTCTAAAAGTATTACGAATCGAGCATTGTTAGTTGCTGCCTTAGCACAAGGCGACTCGATTTTAGAAAATGCTTTATTTAGTGAAGATAGCGAGTATTTTGCCAAATGTATAGAGCAATTAGGCATTCCCATTACACTCAATCCTAATCAGGCTCAAATCCAGGTAGCGGGAAAGGGTGGTGATATTCCAGCTAAGCAGGCAGATTTATTTGTGGGTTTATCAGGGACTACAGCACGGTTTATCTCCGCACTGGTAGCGTTGGGGAATGGCGGCGAATATCGTTTAGATGGTGTTCCCCGAATGCGGGAACGACCAATGGGCGATTTGCTCAATGTACTGCAAGCAGGCGGAGCGACTGTTAACTTTGATGGGAACCCAGGCTTTATGCCTTACACCGTCTACAGTCAGCAATTCTCCGGTGGAAATTTTCGCTTGAAGGCGAACCAAACGAGTCAGCAACTTTCGGCATTGCTGATGATTGCTCCTTATGCTCAACAAGACACACTTGTTGAGGTTGAGGGTACGCTAGTTTCCCAATCTTACGTCAAAATGACCTGTAGCTTAATGGCAGATTTTGGCGTGGAGGTGATTGAAACTAAAGAGAATCAATTTCAGATTAAATCGGGTCAGTTATATCAAGGTCGAAATTACACAATAGAACCCGATGCGTCAAATGCCTCTTATTTTTTTGCAGCCGCGGCTGTCACAGGTGGACGGGTTCGGGTTAACCATTTGACCAAACAATCCTGTCAAGGTGATATTCTTTGGCTAAATGTTTTAGAACAGATGGGTTGTCAGATTAATGATTCTGACACTTATACCGAAGTCATCGGCCCGAAGCAATTGCAAGGTATTGATATTGATATGAATGATATATCAGATTTAGTGCAAACATTAGGAGCGATCGCACCTTTTGCCAATTCACCAATTACTATTCGTAATGTAGAACATATTCGATATAAAGAAACCGAACGCATTCACGCCGTTGTTACCGAGTTGCGTCGCTTAGGAGTCAAGGTTGAGGAATTTGCAGATGGACTGAAGATTGAGCCTAGTCCGATTACTCCAGCTGCGATTGAAACCTATCATGATCATCGAATGGCGATGGCGTTTGCTGTCACTGGTTTAAAAGTTCCAGGGATTGTGATTAAAGACCCAGGTTGCACAGCAAAGACTTTTCCTGATTACTTTACCCGATTCTTTAAAATGTTAGAACAGTAATTTGCGGGAGTTAGGAGTAGAGACGCGATGAATCGCGTCTCTACAGGAGTTAGCGTGTCTACCCTAACTCCTGAATTTTGACTATTTAGCTAATTAAAGTGAGTTCGATAGCTCATGTAGTAAGCACCTAATTAGCTTAATAAAGAAACCTCTCCCTGGTTTTACTACGCAAAACCGTCCCTCTCCGAATCGGAGAGGGACAGACTTGAACTTTAGTTCAAGGCAGGGAGAGGTTTGTCGAACTCACGTTAATTAATTGTCATGGTCATGGTCTGGATGAAGACTATTTGTACCTTTATCAGCCTCTAGCAATCGGGAAATAAATACGTCTGGTTTTCTACTAACAACAGACTTAACTTTATCAATAGCAATTACTTCATTGATTTTTGTAACCATTTCCCATAGAGTATCTTCCTCTGTTTCTTTGTTGTAAGTTCTGTGTTTAAACCATAACAAATCATCCCAAACTCCAATAACTGTAGCGAAATACCACTTATCTCGTATTAGTATCCAGATGTCTTGTTCTAAATAGGTCTGTAGAATAGATTTCACAGTGGCTAAGATAATAAAAAGGTATGGTGTTACATAATACGCAAGGATATATAGCAGATGCAACAGTGTAAATACAGATAGAATGTTGGTATATAGATATATAAGAAAATTAGTAAATTTAAACTATAACCGTTTGCAGGCGAGGATCAGGTGAATATTTAGAAAGTATCAATTAGTTCACGAAGATAAATTAATAGACCTATTGCATAGAGATTCGGTGTAATATCCAGATTAGCGAAGTGCTTTGAGAACTGCGATCGCTTTTGGAGAAATCGCTGTAAAACGAATCAGAAAATCATGCTCGTCAACTTGCGATTGTTTCATCACCTTGGCATAGAAGTATGCATCTTCTATTGTCAGTTCCGGTATCAATAACTTGAGTTTAAGATTACTCAAAAGTTCTAAGGAATCTAACACTCGCAGTTGCGCTCCTTTCTCTAAGAGGCTAATCAATTCCCCTTGATATACTGTTCCAACAGCGTGTTTTCCTTGTAAAACGGTGTACTCTACAGGTATTACTTGATTCAAGCTAATCATCAAATCATTATCTTCAGGCAAGAACAAGTTATATTTACCGCCAATGCCACGAATTTCATAAATTGTCACAGGGTCTTTCATTCCCTTGGGTTCTATTTGTTGTTGTCCAGTAATCTTGATATCAATATTGGCATCTTTACAGGTATTTTCGGAAATCAAAATCTGTCCTCCTACAGTATAGGACTCAATTCGAGAAGCCAGATTTACATGACTACCGATAACTGTGTATTGAGCGCGTTTTTGAGAACCAACGTTTCCCGCAACAACTTCGCCTGTATTGATTCCAATTCCCATTTCTAGGATTGGTAGATTCATTTGCTGATTTTGTTCATTCACCTGCTGCATTGCTAATTGCATCGCCACAGCACAAGCGATCGCTCTTTGAGAATCATCTTCGCGGCTTATAGGCGCACCAAACATTACTAGTATACCATCACCCATAAACTCATTAATCGTGCCTTTATAGCGATTAATTTCATCTGTCATGGCACTCAAATAAAGATTGAGAATTTTCACTACTTGCTCAGGTGGTAACTGTTCAGAAATAGCAGAAAACCCTCTTAAATCAGACACAAGAATTGTGACTTTTCTGCGTTCTCCTCCTAGCTTTAACCCAGAAGGAGTTTCTAGGATATTGGCGACTACTTCATCAGTGAGATAGCGACCGAAGGTTTTTCGCATTTCGGCAGCACTCTGGGCAATATACTGAGTGAGTGCGATCGCTGATCCTGCAAATGCCAGTAGTGAAGGTACAACGGGAATCCACCAACCGCCAAGAAACGCTAGAAAACTGCCACTAAGTAAACCGCCACCCGCCAGACTGACAACCATTAAAGTCTTCTGGTTGCTGCTATGGCGTTGTTGCCAACACAAGGTAGCACCAATGATTGACCAGCCCAAAATCAATAGCCATTCTAGTGACTCAGGTAAAGTTTTAATTGGTGGACGACCATCTAAAGCTGCGCTCAAAATTTGACTAATTAAATTGGCATGAATTGTTACACCCGCCATCCGTTCTGGCTCAGAAAATACATTACTGCTATAAGGCGTAAAAAACAGATCCTTCAAACTCTCAGCGGTTGCACCAATTAGTACTACCTTACCTCGCATAAAATCTGCTGGGATACGACCTTCTTGCACAGTTGTTAGAGAAACTTTGCTAAACTGCTGTATTCTGCCTCGGTAGTTTAACAGTACTTGATAGCTACCAGCATCGGCTCGGACGTAACCCCCATCATTAGCTTCAAAAGTAGGGAAAACACCGCGACCTAACTGCAAGTAATTTGAGTTATTTTTTGCTGGCTGTTCAATAATACCTTGAGGTTTCAAGTATAGTAATGCCAGTTTTAAGCCAAAGCTTTCGATAACTTCGTCATTCTTTAAATTTACGTATAGCAATCCGCGGCGAATTTTGCCATCCCCATCTAAAGGTATGTCATTTGCCCCAACTTGATGACGTTGTTTTAAAGCTGGAGGTGCATCAACCGCAGAACTATCAATAGTATCAGAAAATTTTTGCACTCCAATTAAATTAGGAGTAGATTCAAACACCTTAACTAGGTCTTGATGACCGGGATTTATGGGTAAATCACGATAGATATCTAAACCGATCGCCTTTGGTTGCTGCTGTTTGATTTTCTTTAATAAGCTAGCGAGTGACTTATCAGACATAGGCCACTGTCCTTGCTTGCGGATATCTGCCTCATTAATCTCAACAATGACAATGCGGCTATCAATTGGTTCTGGTGGACGGAAAAGAAAAAATTGATCTAGCGCTGCCAATTCCAATAATTGCAGCAGTCCACTCAAGCGTAATGCAATTACTAAAACTGTAATATTAGGAACTGCAAATATAATACCCCGCCATTTCCAGATTTGCGGTTTCATAAATAGAGACGCGATTCATCGCATCTTTTGTAGTGATGAATTCTCAAATGTGCAGCAATCGAGCAATGGCTCTGAGGCGATCGCACTCAAACCAACTGATTTAAAAAATTGTCTCCAATCAAGTCTGACTTTTATATTATTTGGCTCTGTACGGCGTAGCTGCACCAGAGAAGTTAGCGCTTCATGCCAGATTCCAGCTTCTGCATAGATAGTGGGTAACTTCTGCAAATCTGCCTTTTTTAGTGCTTGGGATAAAGATAATTCTGGTTGAGTGCGTTCTACCCAGCCATCTACACTAGGATTTTCGCTGGAGTCTTCAGCATCGCAAACAATTGTTAGATACCAGTGATATGTTTTACCTACTGCAAGCGGAGGTGTATTTTTAGGAAGTGTCAAGCTAATAATTCCAGGTTTATTCGGCAGCGTCAAAGATGTTTCATAAAATACTGCCTGATCTTTATTTGTCAGAATTAGAAATTTGGCTGTTTTGACTGTAATTCTAGGTACGTACCAGAAAAATGTTGGATATTGAGCAAATGTCAGCCCTAATTTATTTGCAGGTATTAAAGGGGTTATAGCTTTGTTCCTTGGTAAGCAAGAAGAACCGCGAGTTGAACCACCAGCACTTGCAGGAGGATTTCCCCGCTTTGGTGGCTTAAATGTTTGACTAATTTGCCAAGTTTTGATCGTCTGAGATGAGTGACTGTCTACCTGTGCTGTAACAGCACTCAGCGGAACAAGAGCTAAACTCAAGGATAAGGTTGCAAGATATAAAGATGGCTGAAGCAATTTCATTTGGATCTGGGAGTGTATTGGTTCTAGCCTGGCAATGATAGGCAGTCAAGATTTTAACTGTCTAAATCAAGTGTTCCCAAAAGCAAGACTAGATTTTGCACTCAACCACAAACTGATGCATTGGCATAACCAAACGATGTTTTGGCATAACCAAATGATGTTTTGGCATAACCAAGCAATGTTTTGGCATAACCAAACGATGTTTTGGCATAACCAAACGATGTTTTGGCATAACCAAACGATGTTTTGGCATAACCAAACGATGTTTTGGCATAACCAAGCGATGCATTGGCATAAGCTTTTACCGTCATGTATAAAACAGCAATATCTCTTATACCTTTATATTTGTACACCCATTTTCAAATTGGGCGATCGCTCAAAGGAAAATGGCAAAGCCAATAGCTCCTTTTACTCACAGTAGACAAGGATGTAATTGGCGCAGTTTTTCTCTTGCTTCTGGGAATTCTAAATCTAAGAAGTTATTAAATCGCGAGAGAATAAAGGTGTCTTTATGAGTAAATGGAAGATAAATGATTCAATACAATGGCAATTTCTTCCATTTGTAGCGGCTCGTACTGTTGTCTTTGCCAGCATCTTGTTCTTTTCAAAATCGAGTGTGGTAAATGCTCAACAGTATTCGGGAAATATTGCACAGTTAACACAGACAACTTCGCCAGATGCAACTAGTGCTGCTGAACAAGTATATCAGCAGGCAAAGCAACTATATGAGCAAGGAACAGCAGAATCTTTAACGCAAGCGATCGCCAAATTTACAGAAGCACTTTCACTATATCGTCAAATAGGCGACCAGAAATCAGAAGCTTTTACCCTTGCTCACATTGGTAAAATTTACTCAGATTTAGGGCAACAGCAAAAAGCACTCTCTTATTTAAATCAAGCCTTATTACTCAGGCGACAAATAGGAGATAAAACAGGAGAAACTATTACCCTGAACAACATTGGCAATGTCTACTCAGATATAGGAGAACCCCAAAAAGCACTAGATTTTTTTCACCAAGCTTTGGTACTCAAGCGAAAAATGGGAGATAAAGCAGGGGAAGCTATTACTCTCAACAACATTGGCAATGTCTACTTAGATTCAGGAGAACCGCAAAAAGCATTAGATTATTTCCAACAATCTTTGTTACTTAGACAGCAAGTAGGAGACAAACTAGGAGAAGCTCGTACTCTTAATAATATTGGTAATGTCTACTTAGATTTGGGAGGACAACAAAAAGCATTAGATTATTTCCAGCAATCCTTGGTTTTACATCAACAACTGCGAGACAAGTCAGCAGAATCTCGCGCCCTCAACAATATTGGTACAGTCTACTTAGATTTAGGAGAACAGCAAAAGGCACTCTCTTATTTTCAACAATCCCTGATTCTTAGACGACAGATAGGAGATAAATTAGGGGAAGCTCGTATCCTTAACAATATTGCTACAGTTTACTTAAATTTAGGAGAACACCAAAAGGCACTGGATTTTTTCCACCAATCCTTACCTCTATTTCAATCTGTGGAAAATAAATTAGGGTTAGCTGCTAACCTCAATAACATTGGTAGAGTTTACTTAAATTTGGCAGAACATCAAAAGGCACTAGATTTCTTCCAGCAATCTCTGCCTTTATATCAAAAGTTAGGGAACAGAGGAGGAGAAGCTCAAACTCTTCATAACATCGCCTCTGTTCAACGCAATCAAGGCAATCTTAATGCAGCCCTAACTCAGATCAAAACAGTAATCAACATTGTTGAAGACCTACGTACTAAAATTGATTCTCAGGAACTTCGCGCTTCCTATTTTGCGACAGTGCAGAATTATTACCAGTTCTATATCGATTTGCTGATGCAGCTGCACAAACAGCAACCATCTCAAGGATATGATGGGTTAGCATTGCAAACCAGCGAACGCGCCCGCGCCCGTAGTCTTTTGGAACTGCTCACAGAAGCTAACGCCGATATTCGTCAAGGTGTCGAACCAAAGTTACTTTCGCAAGAGCGCAACTTACAGCAACAACTTGATACTTTAGAAAAACGTCGCATACAGTTATTGGGTGGCAAATATACTGAAGCGCAAGTGCAAGTTTTAGAAAAAGAAAATGAGGCAATTCTAGAACAGTATCAGCAAATCCAATCAAAGATTCGCGCCACTAGTCCACGTTATGCATCACTAACTCAACCTCAACCTCTTTCAATGGCACAAATTCAGCAGCAAGTCCTTGATGAAAATACCTTGCTTTTAGAATATTCTCTGGGAGAAAAGCACAGTTATCTTTGGGCAGTTACAAATAAGAGCATTACTAGTTATGAATTGCCTAAGCGTGCAGACATTGAAGCTAGCGTCCAAAAGTTCCGTCAAGCTATAACCACGCCATATCTCAAAAATAGCCCATCTATAAATGCTCTATCTCAGTTAATACTCGCACCAGTAGCCCAACAATTAGGCAAGAAACGTTTAGTAATCGTCAGCGATGGTGCTTTGCAGTATGTGCCATTTGCTGCATTAACTACATCTATTTCGCAGGGAAGCAACTATGAACCATTACTGCTCAACCATGAAATAATTACTTTACCCTCAGCCTCTACAGTAGCTATTCTTAGACGTGAACACAAAGAACGCAAATCTGCGCCGAAAACATTAGTTGTGTTAGCAGATGCAATTTTTAGTAGTGATGATGAGCGACTCCAAGGTAAAGTACAAGTATCTCGCGCACCTGAATCAGGAAGCAATTTAGATAGCCTGACTTTAACAAGATCCGCTAAAGATTCCAACATTAATTTTGAGCGTTTACCCTTTACGCGCCAAGAAGCCGAGCAAATTCTTTCTCTTGTATCACCGAGCGATCGCAAACAAGCTTTTGACTTTACTGCTAGTCGCACTACAGCCAGTAGCAAAGATTTAAGTCAATATCGTATCATCCATTTTGCCACTCATGGCATTCTTAATAGCAAGCATCCAGAATTATCAGGAGTAGTGTTATCACTATTCGACGACAAGGGAATGCCGCAAAATGGCTTTTTGCGTTTGCACGATATTTTTAACCTCAACCTCCAAGCAGAACTAGTGGTACTAAGCGCCTGTCAAACCGGACTGGGTGAGGAAGTCAAAGGAGAAGGATTAGTGGGGTTAACGAGGGGGTTTATGTATGCAGGTAGTCCGCGAGTTGTGGTGAGTCTGTGGAGTGTCGATGACAAAGCAACATCGGAACTAATGAAGGTTTTTTACAACAAAATGCTAAAAGCAGGATTAAAGCCTGCCGCAGCGTTGCGGGCAGCACAATTAGAAATATGGCGTACTCAAGAATATGCTGCACCTTATTACTGGGCTGCTTTCACTTTACAAGGTGAATGGAGGTAAAAAATTTAATCTCAATTGTTTAGCTTACTAAAAAGTCATTATTTGCAGACAATCCCGTCAAACAAATTAAATACTCCGTTAAATTCTGTCTCAAGGATGCTTGACAAATACCCTTGGGAAGATGCTTTTACATAGTAAATCAGTATCAAATATATCAGGTAAATTAGCGTTCTCCTCTGATAAGGAGACTGATGGGATGAATTTGCAGGCGATTTTGGAGTTGTTTCAAGAAACATTTAAAGAATGGAGTGAAGATAAAGCTTCACGGTTAGCGGCGGCGTTAGCTTATTACACGATTTTTTCGATAGCGCCGTTGCTAATTATTGTAATTGCGATCGCCGGCGCAGTATTTGGAGAAGAGGCGGCAAGAGGTCAAATTGTCCAACAAATTCAAGGTTTAGTTGGCAGAGATGGAGCAGAATTGATCCAAACGGCGATTACCAACGCTAACAAACCCCAAACAGGTGCGATCGCCTCACTTATTAGTCTTGCACTTTTACTATTAGGTGCTACTGGATTATTTACCGAGTTGCAAGATTCCCTCAACACAATCTGGGAGGTGAAACCGAAACCAGGACGTGGCGTCAACAACATCGTCCGCCAACGCTTTCTGTCTTTTGCGATGGTGCTAGGTATTGGGTTTCTACTTTTAGTTTCTCTAGTAATTAGTACAGCGTTGTCAGCAATAGTTACATACTTTAGTAATCTGCTACCGGGCGTTGATTTTCTCTGGCAACTGGTCAGTTTCATCATCTCTTTTAGCATCACTACCGTACTGTTTGGTTTAATATTCAAAGTACTGCCAGATGTCAAAATTACTTGGAGTGATGTTTTAATTGGAGCTATTCTCACCTCATTTTTGTTTTCAATAGGTAGGTTTTTATTAGGACAATATTTAGGTAATGGCAGTTTTGGTTCAGCCTACGGTGCTGCTGGTTCATTAGTCGTGATTTTAGCTTGGGTTAACTATGCCGCCCAGATTCTCTTTTTTGGTGCTGAATTTACTCAAGTTTATGCCAGAAAATACGGCAGCGGTATAGTTCCAGATAAAAATGCCATACCTCTTGCTAATAATGCAAAACTCAATAGCACTAATCAGACTGAGCAACCGCCTACGAAGAAAAAGCGTTCTTCTAACTTAATGAATCGCTTTATTCAGTATTTTAGAAAGCCCAAGCGCTTAAAACAGAAAAAAAATCAGCGGTTTTAATTACTCAATGCTGACAATTTATCCATTCCAAGTAATATTTGAAAATGAAATAAAACGAAAAATTTTAGTGTAAACATATTTGTAGGGTGTGTTGTCGCCAAGTGCCGCACCATCTAAGATTTGCTATCAAATTAATTAAAGTTGCTGTAAATCAAAAGGAAAATCAGATTTTTCAAGTTTTATAAATAAAGCTTAAGCCTGAAATAGGGAGAAATTATCGCTAATGGAATGGTTTTTTATCGATTGGCAGGCAATTTTTATTCCTAGTATCAGCGTCTTTGAGTTAATTATACGTGGATCGCTGGTCTACTTAGCACTGTTCTCAGTGTTACGCTTCCTTCCAAGCCGGCAACTAGGAACTTTAGGAATTACCGATTTACTTGTGGTTGTGCTATTTGCGGAAGCCGCCCAAAACGCTATGGCAAGTCACTATACATCGATTACTGAAGGGGCTATCCTGGTAGGAACTGTCATTTTTTGGAGCTACTTGCTCAATTGGTTGGGTTATAAACTTCCTCAGTTCCAGCGCTTTCTTAATCCGCCGCCGTTGCTGTTGGTAAAAAATGGTCGGATGATTCAGCGCCATCTGCAACAGGAGTTGATCACACAAGAAGAGTTGATGAGTAAGTTACGTCAGCAAGGTGTAGAATTTATCACTGATGTGAAACTGGCATATATGGAGGCTGATGGTAGCATTAGTATCATCACCTTAGACTCAAAAAGTACTTCCAATGCTGAGCAAAAAGCTGAGTCAAAAATAGAGTTAAAAAGCGATCTACACTAATTAAACTGTAAAATATGACGGTTGTATTCTGTGCCAAACTGTGATTGAGCGTTATACTCTACCCGAAATGGGTAATCTGTGGAGTGAAACCTATAAGCTAAAAACTTGGCTGCAAGTAGAAATTGCTGTTTGTGAGGCTCAAGCTGAATTAGGTTACATTCCGTCTGAGGCGGTTGAAGAAATTAAGGCAAAGGCAGATTTTGACCCGAAACGGGTATTGGAAATTGAGGCTGAAGTCCGCCACGATGTCATCGCCTTTTTAACCAATGTTAACGAATACGTGGGTGATGCTGGACGTTATATTCACCTGGGTTTAACAAGTTCGGATGTCTTGGATACGGCTTTAGCATTGCAATTAGTTGCCAGTTTAGATGTGTTGTGGCAACATCTGGAAGATTTGATTCAGGCAATTCGCCAAAAGGCAAAGGAACATCGTCATACGGTGATGATTGGTCGATCGCATGGTATCCACGCTGAACCCATTACCTTTGGTTTTAAGCTAGCTGGATGGTTAGCGGAAGTATTGCGCCATCAAGAACGTTTAAGAATTCTTCGGGAAACCATCGCTGTCGGGAAAATTTCTGGTGCAGTGGGAACCTATGCCAATATTGAACCACGCGTAGAAGCGATCGCTTGCCAAAAACTCGGACTTAAACCTGATACAGCCTCAACACAAGTTATTTCCCGCGATCGTCATGCCGACTATGTGCAGCAATTAGCTTTAATAGCCGCATCTATTGAACGTTTTGCTGTCGAAATTCGCAATCTCCAAAAAACAGACGTTCTCGAAGTCGAAGAATTCTTCGCCAAAGGTCAAAAAGGCTCTAGTGCCATGCCGCACAAGCGTAACCCCATCCGTTCCGAACGACTAACAGGAATGGCGCGACTCGTCAGAAGTCATGCAGGCGCAGCTTTAGAAAACGTTGCCCTGTGGCATGAAAGAGACATTTCTCACAGTTCTGTAGAACGGGTAGTTTTGCCAGATGCTTGCATTTTGACGCACTTCATGCTTGTAGAAATAACCGACTTGGTGAAAAACCTGCTAGTTTATCCTGAGAACATGGAACGAAATCTCAACTGCTATGGCGGCGTTGTCTTTAGCCAGAAAGTGCTACTAGCGTTGATAGATAAAGGACTCAAACGCGAAGAAGCTTATGCGATCGTCCAAGAAAGTGCTCATGCTGCTTGGAATAAGCCAGAAGGCAACTTCCAGGAATTGATTAGCAACGACCCGCGTGTTACTCAAAAGTTGTCTCCAGCAGAACTTGAAATATCTTTTGACCCCCAGCAGCATCTTAAGCATCTAGAAGCAGTTTACCAGAGGTTAGGAATTTAG
This region of Nostoc sp. UHCC 0302 genomic DNA includes:
- a CDS encoding DUF928 domain-containing protein; protein product: MKLLQPSLYLATLSLSLALVPLSAVTAQVDSHSSQTIKTWQISQTFKPPKRGNPPASAGGSTRGSSCLPRNKAITPLIPANKLGLTFAQYPTFFWYVPRITVKTAKFLILTNKDQAVFYETSLTLPNKPGIISLTLPKNTPPLAVGKTYHWYLTIVCDAEDSSENPSVDGWVERTQPELSLSQALKKADLQKLPTIYAEAGIWHEALTSLVQLRRTEPNNIKVRLDWRQFFKSVGLSAIASEPLLDCCTFENSSLQKMR
- the purB gene encoding adenylosuccinate lyase — protein: MIERYTLPEMGNLWSETYKLKTWLQVEIAVCEAQAELGYIPSEAVEEIKAKADFDPKRVLEIEAEVRHDVIAFLTNVNEYVGDAGRYIHLGLTSSDVLDTALALQLVASLDVLWQHLEDLIQAIRQKAKEHRHTVMIGRSHGIHAEPITFGFKLAGWLAEVLRHQERLRILRETIAVGKISGAVGTYANIEPRVEAIACQKLGLKPDTASTQVISRDRHADYVQQLALIAASIERFAVEIRNLQKTDVLEVEEFFAKGQKGSSAMPHKRNPIRSERLTGMARLVRSHAGAALENVALWHERDISHSSVERVVLPDACILTHFMLVEITDLVKNLLVYPENMERNLNCYGGVVFSQKVLLALIDKGLKREEAYAIVQESAHAAWNKPEGNFQELISNDPRVTQKLSPAELEISFDPQQHLKHLEAVYQRLGI
- a CDS encoding YihY/virulence factor BrkB family protein, which gives rise to MNLQAILELFQETFKEWSEDKASRLAAALAYYTIFSIAPLLIIVIAIAGAVFGEEAARGQIVQQIQGLVGRDGAELIQTAITNANKPQTGAIASLISLALLLLGATGLFTELQDSLNTIWEVKPKPGRGVNNIVRQRFLSFAMVLGIGFLLLVSLVISTALSAIVTYFSNLLPGVDFLWQLVSFIISFSITTVLFGLIFKVLPDVKITWSDVLIGAILTSFLFSIGRFLLGQYLGNGSFGSAYGAAGSLVVILAWVNYAAQILFFGAEFTQVYARKYGSGIVPDKNAIPLANNAKLNSTNQTEQPPTKKKRSSNLMNRFIQYFRKPKRLKQKKNQRF
- a CDS encoding CHAT domain-containing protein; translation: MSKWKINDSIQWQFLPFVAARTVVFASILFFSKSSVVNAQQYSGNIAQLTQTTSPDATSAAEQVYQQAKQLYEQGTAESLTQAIAKFTEALSLYRQIGDQKSEAFTLAHIGKIYSDLGQQQKALSYLNQALLLRRQIGDKTGETITLNNIGNVYSDIGEPQKALDFFHQALVLKRKMGDKAGEAITLNNIGNVYLDSGEPQKALDYFQQSLLLRQQVGDKLGEARTLNNIGNVYLDLGGQQKALDYFQQSLVLHQQLRDKSAESRALNNIGTVYLDLGEQQKALSYFQQSLILRRQIGDKLGEARILNNIATVYLNLGEHQKALDFFHQSLPLFQSVENKLGLAANLNNIGRVYLNLAEHQKALDFFQQSLPLYQKLGNRGGEAQTLHNIASVQRNQGNLNAALTQIKTVINIVEDLRTKIDSQELRASYFATVQNYYQFYIDLLMQLHKQQPSQGYDGLALQTSERARARSLLELLTEANADIRQGVEPKLLSQERNLQQQLDTLEKRRIQLLGGKYTEAQVQVLEKENEAILEQYQQIQSKIRATSPRYASLTQPQPLSMAQIQQQVLDENTLLLEYSLGEKHSYLWAVTNKSITSYELPKRADIEASVQKFRQAITTPYLKNSPSINALSQLILAPVAQQLGKKRLVIVSDGALQYVPFAALTTSISQGSNYEPLLLNHEIITLPSASTVAILRREHKERKSAPKTLVVLADAIFSSDDERLQGKVQVSRAPESGSNLDSLTLTRSAKDSNINFERLPFTRQEAEQILSLVSPSDRKQAFDFTASRTTASSKDLSQYRIIHFATHGILNSKHPELSGVVLSLFDDKGMPQNGFLRLHDIFNLNLQAELVVLSACQTGLGEEVKGEGLVGLTRGFMYAGSPRVVVSLWSVDDKATSELMKVFYNKMLKAGLKPAAALRAAQLEIWRTQEYAAPYYWAAFTLQGEWR
- a CDS encoding YetF domain-containing protein; translated protein: MEWFFIDWQAIFIPSISVFELIIRGSLVYLALFSVLRFLPSRQLGTLGITDLLVVVLFAEAAQNAMASHYTSITEGAILVGTVIFWSYLLNWLGYKLPQFQRFLNPPPLLLVKNGRMIQRHLQQELITQEELMSKLRQQGVEFITDVKLAYMEADGSISIITLDSKSTSNAEQKAESKIELKSDLH
- the aroA gene encoding 3-phosphoshikimate 1-carboxyvinyltransferase — protein: MDTIAIPTVNRPVDATVEIPGSKSITNRALLVAALAQGDSILENALFSEDSEYFAKCIEQLGIPITLNPNQAQIQVAGKGGDIPAKQADLFVGLSGTTARFISALVALGNGGEYRLDGVPRMRERPMGDLLNVLQAGGATVNFDGNPGFMPYTVYSQQFSGGNFRLKANQTSQQLSALLMIAPYAQQDTLVEVEGTLVSQSYVKMTCSLMADFGVEVIETKENQFQIKSGQLYQGRNYTIEPDASNASYFFAAAAVTGGRVRVNHLTKQSCQGDILWLNVLEQMGCQINDSDTYTEVIGPKQLQGIDIDMNDISDLVQTLGAIAPFANSPITIRNVEHIRYKETERIHAVVTELRRLGVKVEEFADGLKIEPSPITPAAIETYHDHRMAMAFAVTGLKVPGIVIKDPGCTAKTFPDYFTRFFKMLEQ
- a CDS encoding adenylate/guanylate cyclase domain-containing protein, encoding MKPQIWKWRGIIFAVPNITVLVIALRLSGLLQLLELAALDQFFLFRPPEPIDSRIVIVEINEADIRKQGQWPMSDKSLASLLKKIKQQQPKAIGLDIYRDLPINPGHQDLVKVFESTPNLIGVQKFSDTIDSSAVDAPPALKQRHQVGANDIPLDGDGKIRRGLLYVNLKNDEVIESFGLKLALLYLKPQGIIEQPAKNNSNYLQLGRGVFPTFEANDGGYVRADAGSYQVLLNYRGRIQQFSKVSLTTVQEGRIPADFMRGKVVLIGATAESLKDLFFTPYSSNVFSEPERMAGVTIHANLISQILSAALDGRPPIKTLPESLEWLLILGWSIIGATLCWQQRHSSNQKTLMVVSLAGGGLLSGSFLAFLGGWWIPVVPSLLAFAGSAIALTQYIAQSAAEMRKTFGRYLTDEVVANILETPSGLKLGGERRKVTILVSDLRGFSAISEQLPPEQVVKILNLYLSAMTDEINRYKGTINEFMGDGILVMFGAPISREDDSQRAIACAVAMQLAMQQVNEQNQQMNLPILEMGIGINTGEVVAGNVGSQKRAQYTVIGSHVNLASRIESYTVGGQILISENTCKDANIDIKITGQQQIEPKGMKDPVTIYEIRGIGGKYNLFLPEDNDLMISLNQVIPVEYTVLQGKHAVGTVYQGELISLLEKGAQLRVLDSLELLSNLKLKLLIPELTIEDAYFYAKVMKQSQVDEHDFLIRFTAISPKAIAVLKALR